The Bombus huntii isolate Logan2020A chromosome 1, iyBomHunt1.1, whole genome shotgun sequence genome contains a region encoding:
- the LOC126872727 gene encoding tectonin beta-propeller repeat-containing protein isoform X3, which produces MNSWCAIAPLHKDATKEPFIDISVGGNQIPGGNPGCLVVWAVTAHGRVMFRVGTSTTCPEGQRWSTIKLVNGYEVCQISVGITGLVWAVLMIGKAIVRTGVTRENPMGEDWVEVDPPQKDLKLMQVSVGTDAVWAVTQDGNVWFRKGIKGEMSGVCEQMGAGTGWVEMLSKMSLVSVAPNDQVWAIGHEDRCLYYRSGITQSELTGKKWRLINAPLQLSRASSNASLSSSNRHSMCGTPQQQRHQSWGSLNRPHSTSEGTMLIREWEEQSRSAPTPTSLKLWQRTNDGTTNKNPQQTSFQDIYLNEGKKRSANSLDMDDLTEASVANITISNESLTKTGESIVVSGKGMGNVVKINPAAWSPVHSVGSMVGAEAHPETDGSIFDPDLTSDSGVYGEDESSGAMYWAECDTSWYKVEAGACFVDTSNPPKWIADTNGTGHGDIAETWRIYILEELKKRLQKVQYDPSIYEKVVEKSSWIKNGDAKCKVKGSTSYEDCIIELEWISSDNGSLDSGIVTILNSDGATTIMQFPVSEIMCVICCSEPGNPRIAIHTPRMPRSKVLRLQFSSDTEMEDWLAHLTSVSCKMNNVYGKPGSNSIWATTALGDVYVYDPAALEENQLSNDGYVQELDAGKGLPFECVLQNGFGYGSSLKITACIHDDADRLSINFVCYSTISLKQKSVMDSHDVALHFNPRLKENIIVRNTYQNGQWGDEERNGGSPLKPGSDFTLEIVCEPRGYKIYIDDTEFTCYSHRILPQSITHLRIKGLMTLCSIFYKSISVIIDPTTMFWRQMGGHLKKVETCSVGVTWGIGYGSTAWVYTGGWGGLFLKGLDSNTGINSMVDTHNYYVYENQRWNPVTGYTSHGLPTDRYMWSDASGRHKRTREHTKLLSMHWHWVSDWIVDFHTPGGVDRDGWQYARDFPAQYHGKKQFTDYVRRRRWFRRCQLTTSGPWQELGNTKLLDVSLYAPGKPGSDAPVYIWAIASNGEALFRRGVSESCPMGVSWEHIPSDQALVGISCGPCGQVWAVGKNGSSYWRLGITPAKPTGIQWQNVEPPSGAHLKQISVGKDVVWALDMAGKLSVRHGVQVNVFPEGTHWQTLPVMPNDPIHIDMAVANAKQGFRQVAIAREQGQVWAVSGAGILCRRIGITDENPAGTGWATGIGANWQHISIGGLVNKTK; this is translated from the exons GAGAAGATTGGGTAGAAGTTGATCCTCCACaaaaagatttaaaattaATGCAAGTTAGTGTAGGTACAGATGCAGTGTGGGCTGTAACTCAAGATGGAAATGTATGGTTTAGAAAAGGCATTAAAGGTGAAATGAGTGGAGTATGTGAACAAATGGGTGCTGGCACTGGATGGGTGGAAATGTTAAGTAAAATGTCACTAGTATCAGTTGCTCCGAATGATCAG GTTTGGGCTATTGGTCATGAGGATAGATGTTTATATTATCGTTCTGGCATTACACAATCGGAATTAACGGGTAAAAAATGGAGATTAATAAATGCACCTCTTCAGCTCAGTCGAGCAAGTAGCAATGCTAGTTTATCATCGAGTAATAGACATAGTATGTGTGGTACTCCTCAACAACAGAGGCATCAAAGTTGGGGATCATTG AATCGACCACATAGTACTAGCGAAGGTACTATGTTGATTAGAGAATGGGAAGAACAATCTCGTTCTGCACCAACACCAACATCCTTAAAATTATGGCAACGTACGAACGATGGTACTACTAATAAAAATCCACAGCAAACTTCTTTCCAGGATATATATCTAAATGAAGGCAAGAAAAG ATCGGCGAATTCATTAGATATGGATGATTTAACCGAAGCTAGCGTTGCAAATATAACTATATCGAATGAGTCGTTAACTAAAACTGGAGAATCTATAGTAGTTTCTGGAAAAGGGATGGGGAATGTTGTCAAG ATCAATCCAGCTGCATGGAGCCCTGTTCATTCAGTTGGCTCCATGGTAGGTGCTGAAGCTCATCCAGAAACAGATGGAAGTATTTTCGATCCTGACTTGACTAGTGATTCCGGTGTTTATGGAGAAGATGAGAGCTCTGGGGCAATGTATTGGGCTGAATGTGATACCTCTTGGTATAAAGTAGAAGCTGGAGCATGTTTTGTTGACACATCCAATCCTCCGAAATG GATTGCAGATACAAATGGTACAGGTCACGGCGATATAGCCGAGACATGgagaatatatattttagaggAGTTAAAAAAAAGATTACAAAAAGTACAATACGATCCATCAATATACGAGAAAGTAGTTGAGAA ATCATCTTGGATAAAGAATGGTGATGCAAAATGCAAAGTTAAGGGAAGTACTTCATATGAAGATTGCATTATTGAATTAGAATGGATAAGTAGTGACAATGGTTCTTTAGATTCTGGAATTGTAACTATTTTAAATTCGGATGGAGCGACAACAATT ATGCAATTTCCTGTGTCTGAGATTATGTGTGTAATATGCTGTAGTGAACCAGGTAATCCACGGATAGCGATTCATACTCCTCGTATGCCTCGTTCTAAAGTTCTTAGATTACAGTTTTCTAGTGACACTGAGATGGAAGACTGGCTAGCGCACTTAACCTCAG tttCTTGTAAAATGAATAATGTTTATGGGAAACCTGGTTCTAATTCAATATGGGCTACAACTGCGTTAGGAgatgtgtatgtatatgacCCTGCTGCCTTAGAA GAAAATCAACTTTCTAATGATGGTTATGTACAAGAATTGGATGCTGGAAAAGGCTTACCTTTTGAATGTGTTTTGCAAAACGGTTTTGGATATGGCAGTTCTCTAAAAATTACAGCTTGTATTCATGATGATGCTGACAG gctatcaattaattttgtttgttattCAACGATATCACTGAAACAAAAGTCTGTAATGGATAGCCATGATGTAGCATTACATTTTAATCCAAGACTAAAGGAAAACATAATTGTACGAAATACATATCAAAATGGACAATGGGGTGACGAAGAGAGAAACGGAGGTAGTCCGTTAAAACCTGGTTCTGATTTCACCTTAGAAATTGTTTGTGAACCACGAggatacaaaatttatatcgatGATACGGAATTTACTTGTTATAGCCACAGAATATTACCACAGAGCATTACTCATTTACGAATCAAGGGATTGATGACATtgtgtagcatattttataaatctatATCT GTAATAATTGATCCAACTACTATGTTTTGGAGGCAAATGGGTGGACATTTAAAAAAGGTTGAAACTTGTTCTGTTGGTGTAACATGGGGAATAGGATATGGTAGTACTGCATGGGTATATACTGGTGGTTGGGGTGGTTTGTTCCTGAAAg GATTAGATAGTAATACGGGAATAAATAGCATGGTAGATACTCACAATTATTATGTTTATGAAAATCAGCGTTGGAATCCGGTAACTGGATACACATCTCATGGTCTTCCAACTGATCGTTACATGTGGAGTGATGCATCTGGACGACATAAACGTACCCGAGAACATACTAAACTATTATCGATGCACTGGCATTGG GTGTCAGATTGGATAGTAGATTTTCATACTCCTGGAGGTGTCGATAGAGACGGATGGCAGTATGCTAGAGATTTTCCTGCTCAATATCATGGTAAAAAACAGTTTACTGATTACGTTAGACGAAGACGATGGTTTCGAAGGTGTCAATTAACAACTAGTGGACCCTGGCAAGAATTAGGGAACACAAAATTACTTGATGTTTCTTTATAC GCACCTGGGAAACCTGGTTCTGATGCTCCTGTTTATATATGGGCCATTGCTTCTAATGGCGAAGCTTTGTTTAGAAGAGGTGTTTCGGAATCTTGCCCTATG ggAGTTTCATGGGAACATATACCAAGTGATCAAGCTTTAGTAGGTATTTCATGTGGTCCATGCGGGCAAGTATGGGCTGTTGGAAAGAATGGTTCTTCTTACTGGAGATTAGGTATTACTCCTGCAAAACCAACAG GAATACAATGGCAGAATGTTGAACCACCATCAGGTGctcatttgaaacaaatttctgttGGGAAAGACGTGGTGTGGGCTTTAGATATGGCGGGTAAATTATCTGTACGCCATGGTGTGCAAGTGAACGTTTTCCCAGAAGGAACGCACTGGCAAACGCTTCCTGTGATGCCGAACGATCCCATACACATAG ATATGGCTGTTGCAAATGCGAAACAAGGCTTTCGACAAGTTGCCATTGCAAGAGAACAGGGTCAAGTTTGGGCAGTTTCAGGAGCTGGTATACTTTGTCGTAGAATAGGTATTACAGATGAAAATCCTGCTGGGACTGGTTGGGCAACCGGGATAGGG GCAAATTGGCAACATATAAGTATAGGAGGACttgtaaataaaacaaagtgA
- the LOC126872727 gene encoding tectonin beta-propeller repeat-containing protein isoform X4: protein MQLRNHLLTYLWVEIKYLEVMFRVGTSTTCPEGQRWSTIKLVNGYEVCQISVGITGLVWAVLMIGKAIVRTGVTRENPMGEDWVEVDPPQKDLKLMQVSVGTDAVWAVTQDGNVWFRKGIKGEMSGVCEQMGAGTGWVEMLSKMSLVSVAPNDQVWAIGHEDRCLYYRSGITQSELTGKKWRLINAPLQLSRASSNASLSSSNRHSMCGTPQQQRHQSWGSLNRPHSTSEGTMLIREWEEQSRSAPTPTSLKLWQRTNDGTTNKNPQQTSFQDIYLNEGKKRSANSLDMDDLTEASVANITISNESLTKTGESIVVSGKGMGNVVKINPAAWSPVHSVGSMVGAEAHPETDGSIFDPDLTSDSGVYGEDESSGAMYWAECDTSWYKVEAGACFVDTSNPPKWIADTNGTGHGDIAETWRIYILEELKKRLQKVQYDPSIYEKVVEKSSWIKNGDAKCKVKGSTSYEDCIIELEWISSDNGSLDSGIVTILNSDGATTIMQFPVSEIMCVICCSEPGNPRIAIHTPRMPRSKVLRLQFSSDTEMEDWLAHLTSVSCKMNNVYGKPGSNSIWATTALGDVYVYDPAALEENQLSNDGYVQELDAGKGLPFECVLQNGFGYGSSLKITACIHDDADRLSINFVCYSTISLKQKSVMDSHDVALHFNPRLKENIIVRNTYQNGQWGDEERNGGSPLKPGSDFTLEIVCEPRGYKIYIDDTEFTCYSHRILPQSITHLRIKGLMTLCSIFYKSISVIIDPTTMFWRQMGGHLKKVETCSVGVTWGIGYGSTAWVYTGGWGGLFLKGLDSNTGINSMVDTHNYYVYENQRWNPVTGYTSHGLPTDRYMWSDASGRHKRTREHTKLLSMHWHWVSDWIVDFHTPGGVDRDGWQYARDFPAQYHGKKQFTDYVRRRRWFRRCQLTTSGPWQELGNTKLLDVSLYAPGKPGSDAPVYIWAIASNGEALFRRGVSESCPMGVSWEHIPSDQALVGISCGPCGQVWAVGKNGSSYWRLGITPAKPTGIQWQNVEPPSGAHLKQISVGKDVVWALDMAGKLSVRHGVQVNVFPEGTHWQTLPVMPNDPIHIDMAVANAKQGFRQVAIAREQGQVWAVSGAGILCRRIGITDENPAGTGWATGIGANWQHISIGGLVNKTK, encoded by the exons GAGAAGATTGGGTAGAAGTTGATCCTCCACaaaaagatttaaaattaATGCAAGTTAGTGTAGGTACAGATGCAGTGTGGGCTGTAACTCAAGATGGAAATGTATGGTTTAGAAAAGGCATTAAAGGTGAAATGAGTGGAGTATGTGAACAAATGGGTGCTGGCACTGGATGGGTGGAAATGTTAAGTAAAATGTCACTAGTATCAGTTGCTCCGAATGATCAG GTTTGGGCTATTGGTCATGAGGATAGATGTTTATATTATCGTTCTGGCATTACACAATCGGAATTAACGGGTAAAAAATGGAGATTAATAAATGCACCTCTTCAGCTCAGTCGAGCAAGTAGCAATGCTAGTTTATCATCGAGTAATAGACATAGTATGTGTGGTACTCCTCAACAACAGAGGCATCAAAGTTGGGGATCATTG AATCGACCACATAGTACTAGCGAAGGTACTATGTTGATTAGAGAATGGGAAGAACAATCTCGTTCTGCACCAACACCAACATCCTTAAAATTATGGCAACGTACGAACGATGGTACTACTAATAAAAATCCACAGCAAACTTCTTTCCAGGATATATATCTAAATGAAGGCAAGAAAAG ATCGGCGAATTCATTAGATATGGATGATTTAACCGAAGCTAGCGTTGCAAATATAACTATATCGAATGAGTCGTTAACTAAAACTGGAGAATCTATAGTAGTTTCTGGAAAAGGGATGGGGAATGTTGTCAAG ATCAATCCAGCTGCATGGAGCCCTGTTCATTCAGTTGGCTCCATGGTAGGTGCTGAAGCTCATCCAGAAACAGATGGAAGTATTTTCGATCCTGACTTGACTAGTGATTCCGGTGTTTATGGAGAAGATGAGAGCTCTGGGGCAATGTATTGGGCTGAATGTGATACCTCTTGGTATAAAGTAGAAGCTGGAGCATGTTTTGTTGACACATCCAATCCTCCGAAATG GATTGCAGATACAAATGGTACAGGTCACGGCGATATAGCCGAGACATGgagaatatatattttagaggAGTTAAAAAAAAGATTACAAAAAGTACAATACGATCCATCAATATACGAGAAAGTAGTTGAGAA ATCATCTTGGATAAAGAATGGTGATGCAAAATGCAAAGTTAAGGGAAGTACTTCATATGAAGATTGCATTATTGAATTAGAATGGATAAGTAGTGACAATGGTTCTTTAGATTCTGGAATTGTAACTATTTTAAATTCGGATGGAGCGACAACAATT ATGCAATTTCCTGTGTCTGAGATTATGTGTGTAATATGCTGTAGTGAACCAGGTAATCCACGGATAGCGATTCATACTCCTCGTATGCCTCGTTCTAAAGTTCTTAGATTACAGTTTTCTAGTGACACTGAGATGGAAGACTGGCTAGCGCACTTAACCTCAG tttCTTGTAAAATGAATAATGTTTATGGGAAACCTGGTTCTAATTCAATATGGGCTACAACTGCGTTAGGAgatgtgtatgtatatgacCCTGCTGCCTTAGAA GAAAATCAACTTTCTAATGATGGTTATGTACAAGAATTGGATGCTGGAAAAGGCTTACCTTTTGAATGTGTTTTGCAAAACGGTTTTGGATATGGCAGTTCTCTAAAAATTACAGCTTGTATTCATGATGATGCTGACAG gctatcaattaattttgtttgttattCAACGATATCACTGAAACAAAAGTCTGTAATGGATAGCCATGATGTAGCATTACATTTTAATCCAAGACTAAAGGAAAACATAATTGTACGAAATACATATCAAAATGGACAATGGGGTGACGAAGAGAGAAACGGAGGTAGTCCGTTAAAACCTGGTTCTGATTTCACCTTAGAAATTGTTTGTGAACCACGAggatacaaaatttatatcgatGATACGGAATTTACTTGTTATAGCCACAGAATATTACCACAGAGCATTACTCATTTACGAATCAAGGGATTGATGACATtgtgtagcatattttataaatctatATCT GTAATAATTGATCCAACTACTATGTTTTGGAGGCAAATGGGTGGACATTTAAAAAAGGTTGAAACTTGTTCTGTTGGTGTAACATGGGGAATAGGATATGGTAGTACTGCATGGGTATATACTGGTGGTTGGGGTGGTTTGTTCCTGAAAg GATTAGATAGTAATACGGGAATAAATAGCATGGTAGATACTCACAATTATTATGTTTATGAAAATCAGCGTTGGAATCCGGTAACTGGATACACATCTCATGGTCTTCCAACTGATCGTTACATGTGGAGTGATGCATCTGGACGACATAAACGTACCCGAGAACATACTAAACTATTATCGATGCACTGGCATTGG GTGTCAGATTGGATAGTAGATTTTCATACTCCTGGAGGTGTCGATAGAGACGGATGGCAGTATGCTAGAGATTTTCCTGCTCAATATCATGGTAAAAAACAGTTTACTGATTACGTTAGACGAAGACGATGGTTTCGAAGGTGTCAATTAACAACTAGTGGACCCTGGCAAGAATTAGGGAACACAAAATTACTTGATGTTTCTTTATAC GCACCTGGGAAACCTGGTTCTGATGCTCCTGTTTATATATGGGCCATTGCTTCTAATGGCGAAGCTTTGTTTAGAAGAGGTGTTTCGGAATCTTGCCCTATG ggAGTTTCATGGGAACATATACCAAGTGATCAAGCTTTAGTAGGTATTTCATGTGGTCCATGCGGGCAAGTATGGGCTGTTGGAAAGAATGGTTCTTCTTACTGGAGATTAGGTATTACTCCTGCAAAACCAACAG GAATACAATGGCAGAATGTTGAACCACCATCAGGTGctcatttgaaacaaatttctgttGGGAAAGACGTGGTGTGGGCTTTAGATATGGCGGGTAAATTATCTGTACGCCATGGTGTGCAAGTGAACGTTTTCCCAGAAGGAACGCACTGGCAAACGCTTCCTGTGATGCCGAACGATCCCATACACATAG ATATGGCTGTTGCAAATGCGAAACAAGGCTTTCGACAAGTTGCCATTGCAAGAGAACAGGGTCAAGTTTGGGCAGTTTCAGGAGCTGGTATACTTTGTCGTAGAATAGGTATTACAGATGAAAATCCTGCTGGGACTGGTTGGGCAACCGGGATAGGG GCAAATTGGCAACATATAAGTATAGGAGGACttgtaaataaaacaaagtgA